The Paramisgurnus dabryanus chromosome 6, PD_genome_1.1, whole genome shotgun sequence genome has a window encoding:
- the tnk2b gene encoding tyrosine kinase, non-receptor, 2b isoform X5, translating to MQCEEGTEWLLELLMEVQLQQYFLRIRDELNVTRLSHFDYVKNEDLEKIGMGRPGQRRLWEAVKRRKTMCKRKSWMSKVFSGKRPDGDFNPQPATTFRKLSPTPPPTDGQQQALTCLISEKDLALFEKLGDGSFGVVKRGEWFTPTGKVLNVAVKCLKTDVLNQPDALDDFICEVNAMHSLDHQNLIRLYGVVLTHPMKMVTELAPLGSMLDRLRKTLGHFLISTLCQYAIQISNGMGYLESKRFIHRDLAARNILLASNELVKIGDFGLMRALPKNDDHYVMQEHRKVPFAWCAPESLKTRTFSHATDTWMFGVTLWEMFTYGQEPWLGLNGSQILHKIDKEGERLPKPEDCPQDIFNVMMQCWAQKPDDRPTFLALREFLVETLPTDMRALQDFDEPDKLQIHMNDVITIIEGRAENYWWRGQNKRTLKVGQFPRNTVTSVAGLSAHDISRPLKNSFIHTGHGDTNPHRCWGFPDKIDDLYLGNPMDPPDVLGLDLNSARPTQLPGRAKKEPPPRPPQPSLLVKKPCYDAVTDDEDQTSSGLRRLSLKKKSLKLKPAAWVSATKSGDRTSYGGRTPGGSTPTEVSLIDFGEEFSSATPSPSPVVEVQIPTLAKLALEGQNILDKTPPQSPSRFLPRPLHPTPVVDWDARPLPPPPAYDDVAQDEDDIEVSSINSADRGPDELYSPQTPCTPTGEDKPHVEDNLFLPCRQSHGCTYSQSTEIFQELQQECMKHLNVPVSSTSPGLETHRQIILTLSEDKPQIPPRIPIPPRPVKRTGGEYVRWSGELSPVPGNEEDKARPPQIPPRDPFSQPSSRTPSPHVGSPQTRGSLCSSASIYGPSYLSTSPAKLMPTTQSFASDPKYAAPKVIQAQGKDKEPNKGPCILPIVRDGKKVSSTHYYLLPERPPYLDRYDKFFREAEGGEEKKQINTATVKPMVHQHGELRSNFSTNNNSTLTVSGSRGGLKNSLSLSRVSTDGSLNKADSASNHDKLLLVQEAVHGVTVEECQTALQNHSWNVQKAIHYLKVEQLFCLGLKTRVECHKILEMYDWNLELASTQLLDSCGSIKLRR from the exons ATGCAGTGTGAGGAGGGCACTGAGTGGCTGCTGGAGCTGCTAATGGAAGTGCAGTTGCAGCAGTACTTCCTACGTATCCGTGATGAGCTCAACGTAACACGCCTTTCACACTTTGACTATGTGAAGaatgaagacctggagaagatTGGTATGGGCCGACCAG GGCAGAGACGCCTGTGGGAGGCGGTGAAGAGAAGAAAAACCATGTGTAAGCGCAAGTCTTGGATGAGTAAG GTGTTCAGTGGTAAACGACCAGATGGAGACTTCAATCCCCAGCCGGCCACTACGTTCCGGAAACTCTCCCCCACGCCACCTCCAACGGATGGCCAGCAACAGGCCCTCACCTGCCTGATCAGTGAAAAGGACCTGGCGCTCTTTGAGAAATTAGGGGACGGCTCCTTTGGGGTGGTTAAACGTGGAGAGTGGTTTACGCCAACTGGGAAAGTG CTTAACGTGGCAGTGAAGTGTCTGAAGACGGACGTGCTCAACCAGCCAGATGCTCTAGACGACTTCATCTGTGAGGTCAATGCCATGCACTCTCTCGATCACCAGAACCTCATCCGTCTATACGGAGTCGTCCTTACACACCCTATGAAGATG GTGACTGAACTTGCACCTCTAGGCTCCATGCTGGATCGTTTACGAAAGACCTTGGGCCATTTCCTCATTTCCACCTTGTGTCAGTACGCCATCCAGATTTCTAATGGCATGGGTTACCTAGAATCCAAACGCTTCATCCACCGGGACCTTGCTGCTAGAAACATTCTGCTGGCCTCCAATGAGCTAGTCAAAATTGGAGACTTTGGGCTGATGAGGGCACTGCCTAAGAACGATGACCATTATGTCATGCAAGAGCATCGCAAAGTCCCTTTCGCCTG GTGTGCCCCTGAGAGTCTGAAGACACGCACGTTTTCGCATGCCACAGACACGTGGATGTTTGGTGTGACTTTGTGGGAGATGTTTACCTATGGTCAAGAGCCTTGGCTAGGCCTCAATGGTAGTCAG ATACTCCATAAAATTGATAAGGAGGGTGAACGGCTGcctaaaccggaggactgtcctCAGGACATCTTTAATGTCATGATGCAGTGTTGGGCTCAGAAACCAGATGACAGGCCCACCTTTTTGGCACTAAGGGAATTCCTGGTAGAGACCTTGCCTACAGACATGAGGGCCCTACAAGACTTTGATGAACCTGACAAGCTTCAAATCCATATGAATGATGTTATTACCATTATAGAGGGCAG GGCAGAAAACTATTGGTGGAGAGGTCAAAACAAGCGCACCCTAAAGGTTGGTCAGTTTCCCAGGAACACTGTGACGTCAGTAGCAGGTCTCTCTGCTCATGACATAAGCCGTCCATTAAAGAACAGCTTTATCCACACGGGCCATGGAGACACTAACCCGCACCGCTGCTGGGGCTTTCCTGACAAAATCGATGA TCTTTATCTTGGCAACCCTATGGATCCTCCAGATGTGCTGGGACTGGATCTAAACTCTGCAAGACCAACTCAACTTCCTGGACGTGCTAAGA AGGAGCCTCCCCCTCGGCCCCCTCAGCCGTCTTTGCTGGTTAAGA AACCCTGCTATGACGCTGTTACTGATGACGAGGACCAAACTTCCTCAGGCCTTCGGCGACTCTCCTTGAAGAAAAAGAGCTTAAAGCTCAAACCAGCTGCCTGGGTTTCTGCTACCAAGTCAGGCGATCGTACCAGTTATGGTGGGCGCACACCAGGAGGCAGCACTCCTACAGAGGTTTCTCTTATAGACTTTGGAGAAGAGTTCTCGTCGGCCACACCTTCTCCCTCACCTGTAGTGGAGGTCCAAATCCCCACCCTTGCAAAACTGGCTCTTGAGGGTCAGAATATCTTAGACAAAACTCCTCCTCAGAGCCCCTCGCGCTTTTTACCCCGCCCCCTTCACCCTACCCCAGTGGTGGACTGGGATGCCCGACCGCTCCCTCCACCCCCAGCATATGACGATGTAGCACAAGACGAGGATGACATTGAAGTGAGCTCTATTAACAGTGCGGATCGAGGACCTGATGAACTATACTCTCCCCAAACACCTTGCACTCCCACTGGAGAGGACAAACCTCATGTAGAAGACAATTTATTTTTGCCCTGCAGACAGAGCCATGGCTGTACCTACTCACAATCTACTGAGATTTTCCAAGAGCTGCAACAAGAGTGTATGAAGCATCTCAACGTACCTGTGAGCTCTACCAGCCCCGGTCTGGAGACACACCGCCAGATTATCCTTACTCTTTCTGAAGATAAACCCCAGATACCACCACGCATACCCATCCCACCCCGTCCAGTCAAGCGCACAGGGGGAGAGTATGTGCGCTGGTCTGGTGAGCTCTCTCCGGTCCCTGGTAATGAGGAGGACAAGGCACGTCCACCCCAGATACCCCCACGAGACCCCTTCTCACAGCCAAGCTCACGCACACCAAGTCCACACGTTGGCTCCCCACAGACCCGCGGCAGCCTCTGCTCTTCTGCTTCTATTTATGGCCCATCCTACCTCTCTACATCACCTGCTAAACTCATGCCAACCACTCAAAGCTTTGCCTCAGATCCCAAGTATGCTGCTCCTAAAGTCATCCAAGCACAGGGCAAAGACAAGGAGCCAAACAAAGGGCCCTGCATTCTGCCTATCGTACGTGATGGTAAGAAAGTCAGCAGCACGCACTACTACCTCCTGCCCGAGAGGCCTCCGTATCTTGATCGCTATGATAAGTTCTTTAGAGAGGCAGAAGGTGGCGAGGAAAAGAAGCAGATAAACACAGCCACTGTCAAGCCCATGGTTCATCAACATGGGGAGCTCAGGTCCAATTTCTCCACCAATAACAACAGCACTTTGACAGTTTCTGGAAGTCGAGGGGGATTGAAGAACTCCCTCAGTCTGTCCAGAGTAAGCACTGATGGCTCATTGAACAAGGCGGACAGTGCCAGCAACCATGACAAACTATTGCTG GTACAAGAGGCCGTCCATGGAGTAACAGTTGAAGAATGTCAGACAGCTTTACAGAACCACAGCTGGAATGTGCAGAAGGCTATAC
- the tnk2b gene encoding tyrosine kinase, non-receptor, 2b isoform X4: MRRFDKLKKSFPFLAHFHLYRKLGSSMQCEEGTEWLLELLMEVQLQQYFLRIRDELNVTRLSHFDYVKNEDLEKIGMGRPGQRRLWEAVKRRKTMCKRKSWMSKVFSGKRPDGDFNPQPATTFRKLSPTPPPTDGQQQALTCLISEKDLALFEKLGDGSFGVVKRGEWFTPTGKVLNVAVKCLKTDVLNQPDALDDFICEVNAMHSLDHQNLIRLYGVVLTHPMKMVTELAPLGSMLDRLRKTLGHFLISTLCQYAIQISNGMGYLESKRFIHRDLAARNILLASNELVKIGDFGLMRALPKNDDHYVMQEHRKVPFAWCAPESLKTRTFSHATDTWMFGVTLWEMFTYGQEPWLGLNGSQILHKIDKEGERLPKPEDCPQDIFNVMMQCWAQKPDDRPTFLALREFLVETLPTDMRALQDFDEPDKLQIHMNDVITIIEGRAENYWWRGQNKRTLKVGQFPRNTVTSVAGLSAHDISRPLKNSFIHTGHGDTNPHRCWGFPDKIDDLYLGNPMDPPDVLGLDLNSARPTQLPGRAKKPCYDAVTDDEDQTSSGLRRLSLKKKSLKLKPAAWVSATKSGDRTSYGGRTPGGSTPTEVSLIDFGEEFSSATPSPSPVVEVQIPTLAKLALEGQNILDKTPPQSPSRFLPRPLHPTPVVDWDARPLPPPPAYDDVAQDEDDIEVSSINSADRGPDELYSPQTPCTPTGEDKPHVEDNLFLPCRQSHGCTYSQSTEIFQELQQECMKHLNVPVSSTSPGLETHRQIILTLSEDKPQIPPRIPIPPRPVKRTGGEYVRWSGELSPVPGNEEDKARPPQIPPRDPFSQPSSRTPSPHVGSPQTRGSLCSSASIYGPSYLSTSPAKLMPTTQSFASDPKYAAPKVIQAQGKDKEPNKGPCILPIVRDGKKVSSTHYYLLPERPPYLDRYDKFFREAEGGEEKKQINTATVKPMVHQHGELRSNFSTNNNSTLTVSGSRGGLKNSLSLSRVSTDGSLNKADSASNHDKLLLVQEAVHGVTVEECQTALQNHSWNVQKAIHYLKVEQLFCLGLKTRVECHKILEMYDWNLELASTQLLDSCGSIKLR; encoded by the exons ATGCGACGCTTTGACAAGCTCAAAAAATCATTCCCATTTCTTGCCCATTTCCATTTGTACCGA AAGCTGGGCAGTAGCATGCAGTGTGAGGAGGGCACTGAGTGGCTGCTGGAGCTGCTAATGGAAGTGCAGTTGCAGCAGTACTTCCTACGTATCCGTGATGAGCTCAACGTAACACGCCTTTCACACTTTGACTATGTGAAGaatgaagacctggagaagatTGGTATGGGCCGACCAG GGCAGAGACGCCTGTGGGAGGCGGTGAAGAGAAGAAAAACCATGTGTAAGCGCAAGTCTTGGATGAGTAAG GTGTTCAGTGGTAAACGACCAGATGGAGACTTCAATCCCCAGCCGGCCACTACGTTCCGGAAACTCTCCCCCACGCCACCTCCAACGGATGGCCAGCAACAGGCCCTCACCTGCCTGATCAGTGAAAAGGACCTGGCGCTCTTTGAGAAATTAGGGGACGGCTCCTTTGGGGTGGTTAAACGTGGAGAGTGGTTTACGCCAACTGGGAAAGTG CTTAACGTGGCAGTGAAGTGTCTGAAGACGGACGTGCTCAACCAGCCAGATGCTCTAGACGACTTCATCTGTGAGGTCAATGCCATGCACTCTCTCGATCACCAGAACCTCATCCGTCTATACGGAGTCGTCCTTACACACCCTATGAAGATG GTGACTGAACTTGCACCTCTAGGCTCCATGCTGGATCGTTTACGAAAGACCTTGGGCCATTTCCTCATTTCCACCTTGTGTCAGTACGCCATCCAGATTTCTAATGGCATGGGTTACCTAGAATCCAAACGCTTCATCCACCGGGACCTTGCTGCTAGAAACATTCTGCTGGCCTCCAATGAGCTAGTCAAAATTGGAGACTTTGGGCTGATGAGGGCACTGCCTAAGAACGATGACCATTATGTCATGCAAGAGCATCGCAAAGTCCCTTTCGCCTG GTGTGCCCCTGAGAGTCTGAAGACACGCACGTTTTCGCATGCCACAGACACGTGGATGTTTGGTGTGACTTTGTGGGAGATGTTTACCTATGGTCAAGAGCCTTGGCTAGGCCTCAATGGTAGTCAG ATACTCCATAAAATTGATAAGGAGGGTGAACGGCTGcctaaaccggaggactgtcctCAGGACATCTTTAATGTCATGATGCAGTGTTGGGCTCAGAAACCAGATGACAGGCCCACCTTTTTGGCACTAAGGGAATTCCTGGTAGAGACCTTGCCTACAGACATGAGGGCCCTACAAGACTTTGATGAACCTGACAAGCTTCAAATCCATATGAATGATGTTATTACCATTATAGAGGGCAG GGCAGAAAACTATTGGTGGAGAGGTCAAAACAAGCGCACCCTAAAGGTTGGTCAGTTTCCCAGGAACACTGTGACGTCAGTAGCAGGTCTCTCTGCTCATGACATAAGCCGTCCATTAAAGAACAGCTTTATCCACACGGGCCATGGAGACACTAACCCGCACCGCTGCTGGGGCTTTCCTGACAAAATCGATGA TCTTTATCTTGGCAACCCTATGGATCCTCCAGATGTGCTGGGACTGGATCTAAACTCTGCAAGACCAACTCAACTTCCTGGACGTGCTAAGA AACCCTGCTATGACGCTGTTACTGATGACGAGGACCAAACTTCCTCAGGCCTTCGGCGACTCTCCTTGAAGAAAAAGAGCTTAAAGCTCAAACCAGCTGCCTGGGTTTCTGCTACCAAGTCAGGCGATCGTACCAGTTATGGTGGGCGCACACCAGGAGGCAGCACTCCTACAGAGGTTTCTCTTATAGACTTTGGAGAAGAGTTCTCGTCGGCCACACCTTCTCCCTCACCTGTAGTGGAGGTCCAAATCCCCACCCTTGCAAAACTGGCTCTTGAGGGTCAGAATATCTTAGACAAAACTCCTCCTCAGAGCCCCTCGCGCTTTTTACCCCGCCCCCTTCACCCTACCCCAGTGGTGGACTGGGATGCCCGACCGCTCCCTCCACCCCCAGCATATGACGATGTAGCACAAGACGAGGATGACATTGAAGTGAGCTCTATTAACAGTGCGGATCGAGGACCTGATGAACTATACTCTCCCCAAACACCTTGCACTCCCACTGGAGAGGACAAACCTCATGTAGAAGACAATTTATTTTTGCCCTGCAGACAGAGCCATGGCTGTACCTACTCACAATCTACTGAGATTTTCCAAGAGCTGCAACAAGAGTGTATGAAGCATCTCAACGTACCTGTGAGCTCTACCAGCCCCGGTCTGGAGACACACCGCCAGATTATCCTTACTCTTTCTGAAGATAAACCCCAGATACCACCACGCATACCCATCCCACCCCGTCCAGTCAAGCGCACAGGGGGAGAGTATGTGCGCTGGTCTGGTGAGCTCTCTCCGGTCCCTGGTAATGAGGAGGACAAGGCACGTCCACCCCAGATACCCCCACGAGACCCCTTCTCACAGCCAAGCTCACGCACACCAAGTCCACACGTTGGCTCCCCACAGACCCGCGGCAGCCTCTGCTCTTCTGCTTCTATTTATGGCCCATCCTACCTCTCTACATCACCTGCTAAACTCATGCCAACCACTCAAAGCTTTGCCTCAGATCCCAAGTATGCTGCTCCTAAAGTCATCCAAGCACAGGGCAAAGACAAGGAGCCAAACAAAGGGCCCTGCATTCTGCCTATCGTACGTGATGGTAAGAAAGTCAGCAGCACGCACTACTACCTCCTGCCCGAGAGGCCTCCGTATCTTGATCGCTATGATAAGTTCTTTAGAGAGGCAGAAGGTGGCGAGGAAAAGAAGCAGATAAACACAGCCACTGTCAAGCCCATGGTTCATCAACATGGGGAGCTCAGGTCCAATTTCTCCACCAATAACAACAGCACTTTGACAGTTTCTGGAAGTCGAGGGGGATTGAAGAACTCCCTCAGTCTGTCCAGAGTAAGCACTGATGGCTCATTGAACAAGGCGGACAGTGCCAGCAACCATGACAAACTATTGCTG GTACAAGAGGCCGTCCATGGAGTAACAGTTGAAGAATGTCAGACAGCTTTACAGAACCACAGCTGGAATGTGCAGAAGGCTATAC